In one window of Halopiger aswanensis DNA:
- a CDS encoding flavodoxin domain-containing protein: MASVLVVYGTGEGQTATVAERITATLEDRGHDVTTIDIESISDDVSIDSFDAALIGSSIHVGKHHSAIPEFVASNRKALHSRPTAFFQLSLSSAVDDEKRRADAASYVDGLLEETDWHPDRIGLFGGALRYSKYGFLKRLLMKRIAKDATGDVDTSRDYEYTDWDEVDAFAADFAAFVESRTGD, translated from the coding sequence ATGGCATCGGTTCTCGTCGTGTACGGGACTGGCGAAGGACAAACAGCGACCGTAGCGGAACGGATCACGGCGACGCTCGAGGATCGAGGACACGACGTTACGACGATCGATATCGAATCGATATCCGACGACGTATCGATCGATTCGTTCGACGCCGCGCTCATCGGCTCGTCGATACACGTCGGGAAACACCACTCGGCGATCCCGGAGTTCGTCGCGTCGAATCGCAAAGCGTTGCACAGTCGGCCGACAGCGTTCTTCCAACTCTCGCTGTCGTCAGCAGTCGACGACGAGAAGCGTCGAGCGGACGCAGCATCGTACGTGGACGGACTACTGGAGGAGACGGACTGGCATCCGGATCGAATCGGGCTGTTCGGGGGCGCGCTCCGGTATTCGAAGTATGGATTTCTCAAGCGACTGCTGATGAAACGGATCGCCAAGGACGCGACTGGTGACGTGGATACCAGTCGGGACTACGAGTACACCGACTGGGACGAGGTCGACGCGTTCGCCGCCGACTTCGCGGCCTTCGTCGAGAGCCGAACGGGAGACTGA
- a CDS encoding right-handed parallel beta-helix repeat-containing protein — protein sequence MTTHEETRSEADERTLVDRRSCLKAAASGVALALTGATSAAAAGGDYDVIEVPAGQTHTITLGDGDTLENTLIDISARNAKFQISARGSGWEVRNLGIRGNWDETTKAEPFIVSGDGVIDNYYFADGATGETYPNGPTGIYVANDHSGTIEINNVNIQDLPDNAIYGSSPGDLPQHSLGAGGGGDVIITNSYAADCVSSSFRVGTDGSRVENCVSVGSDCGFWGFYNAPKVVDCDFSDSELGDIRVGDGQWQDDATPRLENVRYETEVIHSGSIDGSSAGSPQRTSPEEVAGVPRSAEEAASGGGSDGTSPSSDGSADNDGDEGEDDTEPEEHLLAFVTEPDARFAGYEFSADGAVEFTDAPYESPSGGRIEGGTYDAADFIEEADDGTIRAGGVTGGGHGDAFTVVGPVTSIDVDQPEAMWIELDGEELSVEAVLEATAVGEGSQ from the coding sequence ATGACTACTCACGAGGAGACTCGTTCGGAAGCGGACGAACGGACGCTAGTCGATCGTCGCTCTTGTCTGAAAGCGGCCGCGAGCGGAGTCGCCCTTGCGCTTACCGGTGCCACCTCTGCTGCGGCCGCCGGCGGAGACTACGACGTCATCGAGGTCCCCGCTGGGCAGACCCACACGATCACGCTCGGCGATGGAGACACGCTCGAGAACACGCTGATCGACATCTCCGCACGGAACGCGAAGTTCCAGATCAGTGCGCGCGGCTCGGGTTGGGAAGTTCGCAACCTCGGGATCCGCGGGAATTGGGACGAGACGACGAAGGCGGAGCCGTTTATCGTCAGCGGCGACGGCGTCATCGACAACTACTACTTCGCCGACGGCGCCACGGGCGAGACGTACCCGAACGGGCCGACTGGTATCTACGTTGCGAACGACCATAGCGGCACGATCGAGATCAACAACGTCAACATCCAGGACCTGCCCGACAACGCGATCTACGGCAGTTCGCCGGGCGACCTCCCCCAGCACAGTCTCGGTGCCGGAGGCGGTGGCGACGTGATCATCACGAACAGCTACGCAGCCGACTGCGTCTCGTCCTCGTTCCGCGTGGGGACCGACGGCAGCCGCGTCGAAAACTGCGTTTCCGTCGGCTCCGATTGCGGCTTCTGGGGATTCTACAATGCGCCGAAGGTCGTCGACTGCGATTTCTCCGACTCGGAACTCGGCGATATCCGCGTCGGCGACGGTCAATGGCAGGACGACGCGACACCCAGACTCGAGAACGTCCGCTACGAGACGGAGGTAATCCACTCGGGGTCGATCGACGGCTCGTCCGCGGGCTCGCCGCAGCGGACGTCCCCGGAGGAGGTCGCGGGGGTCCCGCGCTCGGCCGAAGAAGCCGCGTCGGGCGGCGGCAGCGACGGTACTAGCCCGTCGTCGGACGGTAGCGCCGACAACGACGGCGATGAGGGCGAAGACGACACCGAGCCGGAAGAACACCTGCTCGCGTTCGTCACCGAACCCGACGCACGGTTTGCCGGGTACGAGTTCTCGGCTGATGGCGCCGTCGAGTTCACCGACGCGCCGTACGAGAGTCCCTCCGGCGGTCGGATCGAAGGCGGCACGTACGACGCGGCTGACTTCATCGAGGAAGCCGACGATGGCACGATCCGCGCTGGCGGCGTTACCGGCGGCGGCCACGGCGACGCGTTCACCGTCGTCGGTCCCGTCACGTCGATCGACGTCGACCAGCCCGAGGCGATGTGGATCGAACTCGACGGCGAGGAACTGTCCGTCGAAGCGGTCCTCGAGGCGACGGCCGTCGGCGAGGGCTCTCAGTAG